Proteins co-encoded in one Lentimicrobium sp. L6 genomic window:
- a CDS encoding HU family DNA-binding protein, producing the protein MVNYSVRQKVNPRDIEEARKYYAIAKSSRTVDVREIAEQIAEEVSLGTSDVLGVLESLLKNIPKNLSRGHIVKLRDFGTYRLTVHSEGAPTEEEFHDNMIKGTKVHFRPDPLFLKSFALLKYQKVQ; encoded by the coding sequence ATGGTAAATTACAGTGTTAGACAAAAAGTGAATCCTCGAGATATAGAGGAGGCACGTAAGTATTATGCAATAGCAAAATCAAGCAGAACAGTTGATGTTCGTGAAATTGCAGAACAAATAGCAGAGGAAGTATCCTTAGGAACCTCCGATGTATTGGGAGTACTTGAATCTCTTTTAAAGAATATTCCGAAGAATTTATCTCGCGGACATATTGTAAAATTAAGGGATTTTGGAACTTACCGACTCACGGTTCATTCGGAAGGAGCTCCTACTGAGGAAGAGTTCCACGATAATATGATAAAAGGAACAAAGGTTCATTTTCGACCTGACCCTTTATTCCTTAAATCCTTTGCTTTACTAAAATATCAAAAAGTGCAATAA
- a CDS encoding transposase, which produces MYVHAIFGTTGRVNTIKPEIEEKLHSYMAGIFKNMNSPAIKINSVPDHIHILFKLSKNHALAKVMEEVKKSTSKWMKEHGIIKFTWQIGYGAFSIQYNKVEIVISYIENQKEHHKETCFKHEFEELIKENQMVDYNSNFFWDR; this is translated from the coding sequence ATCTACGTTCATGCAATATTCGGCACCACAGGCCGAGTAAATACCATTAAGCCAGAAATAGAAGAAAAACTTCACTCCTATATGGCTGGTATTTTCAAAAACATGAATAGTCCAGCTATAAAAATAAACTCAGTACCCGACCATATCCACATACTCTTTAAGCTATCTAAAAACCACGCACTTGCTAAAGTCATGGAAGAAGTAAAAAAATCAACATCCAAATGGATGAAAGAACATGGAATCATTAAATTTACTTGGCAAATAGGATATGGAGCTTTTTCTATACAATATAACAAAGTAGAAATAGTGATAAGCTATATCGAAAACCAAAAAGAACACCATAAGGAAACCTGTTTTAAACATGAATTTGAGGAACTCATCAAAGAAAACCAAATGGTAGATTATAATTCCAATTTTTTCTGGGATAGATAA